The Gasterosteus aculeatus chromosome 8, fGasAcu3.hap1.1, whole genome shotgun sequence genome has a window encoding:
- the sirt5 gene encoding NAD-dependent protein deacylase sirtuin-5, mitochondrial isoform X1, with protein sequence MIVRRLPYRGLINSHLRVHLKRPQGSRDMARPSSDLAAFREIFSQAKNIAIITGAGVSAESGVPTFRGAGGYWRKWQAQELASPEAFSRNPSRVWEFYHYRREVMLTKTPNPAHLAIAECQERLSRQGRTVTVVSQNVDELHRRAGSNDILEIHGSLFKTRCISCGHEAANYKSPICAALEGKGAPDPDTNDAQISVQDLPRCEHEGCHGLLRPAVVWFGENLDSDILTRAEKVLDSCDLCLVVGTSSVVYPAAMFAPQVAARGVPVAEFNMENTPATMKFKFHFHGPCGSTLPPALARHEAEQT encoded by the exons ATGATTGTGCGCCGGCTCCCCTACAGAGGCCTAATAAACTCTCACCTGCGTGTCCACCTGAAAAGGCCGCAGGGCAGCCGAGACATGGCCCGGCCCAGTTCAG ACCTGGCAGCATTCAGGGAGATCTTCTCCCAGGCCAAGAATATAGCCATCATCACGGGGGCAGGCGTGAGTGCCGAGAGTGGGGTCCCCACcttcagaggagcaggaggctaCTGGAGGAAATGGCAAGCGCAG GAACTTGCCAGCCCGGAGGCCTTCTCCAGGAACCCCTCGCGTGTTTGGGAGTTTTACCATTACCGCCGTGAGGTCATGCTCACAAAAACCCCCAACCCGGCCCACTTGGCCATCGCCGAGTGCCAGGAGCGACTGAGCAGACAGGGCCGCACGGTTACGGTGGTCTCTCAAAACGTTGACGAGCTCCACCGCCGCGCCGGCTCCAACGACATCCTGGAAATCCACG GAAGTCTATTCAAAACCCGCTGTATAAGCTGTGGTCATGAAGCTGCCAATTACAAGAGCCCAATCTGTGCGGCGCTGGAGGGCAAAGG AGCTCCGGACCCGGACACAAACGATGCCCAGATCTCCGTTCAGGATCTGCCCAG gtgtgAGCATGAAGGCTGTCACGGTCTCCTGAGACCAgctgtggtttggtttggaGAGAATCTGGACTCGGACATCCTCACTCGCGCAGAGAAAGTGTTGGACAGCTGTGACCTCTGCCTTGTG GTTGGCACTTCGTCCGTCGTGTATCCAGCAGCCATGTTTGCCCCTCAGGTGGCAGCCAGAGGCGTCCCTGTGGCCGAATTCAACATGGAGAACACGCCGGCCACCATGAAGTTCAA GTTCCACTTCCACGGCCCCTGTGGGTCCACGCTACCCCCCGCGCTGGCACGCCACGAGGCAGAGCAAACATGA
- the sirt5 gene encoding NAD-dependent protein deacylase sirtuin-5, mitochondrial isoform X2, with protein sequence MIVRRLPYRGLINSHLRVHLKRPQGSRDMARPSSDLAAFREIFSQAKNIAIITGAGVSAESGVPTFRGAGGYWRKWQAQELASPEAFSRNPSRVWEFYHYRREVMLTKTPNPAHLAIAECQERLSRQGRTVTVVSQNVDELHRRAGSNDILEIHGNLFKTRCISCGHEAANYKSPICAALEGKGAPDPDTNDAQISVQDLPRCEHEGCHGLLRPAVVWFGENLDSDILTRAEKVLDSCDLCLVVGTSSVVYPAAMFAPQVAARGVPVAEFNMENTPATMKFKFHFHGPCGSTLPPALARHEAEQT encoded by the exons ATGATTGTGCGCCGGCTCCCCTACAGAGGCCTAATAAACTCTCACCTGCGTGTCCACCTGAAAAGGCCGCAGGGCAGCCGAGACATGGCCCGGCCCAGTTCAG ACCTGGCAGCATTCAGGGAGATCTTCTCCCAGGCCAAGAATATAGCCATCATCACGGGGGCAGGCGTGAGTGCCGAGAGTGGGGTCCCCACcttcagaggagcaggaggctaCTGGAGGAAATGGCAAGCGCAG GAACTTGCCAGCCCGGAGGCCTTCTCCAGGAACCCCTCGCGTGTTTGGGAGTTTTACCATTACCGCCGTGAGGTCATGCTCACAAAAACCCCCAACCCGGCCCACTTGGCCATCGCCGAGTGCCAGGAGCGACTGAGCAGACAGGGCCGCACGGTTACGGTGGTCTCTCAAAACGTTGACGAGCTCCACCGCCGCGCCGGCTCCAACGACATCCTGGAAATCCACGGCAA TCTATTCAAAACCCGCTGTATAAGCTGTGGTCATGAAGCTGCCAATTACAAGAGCCCAATCTGTGCGGCGCTGGAGGGCAAAGG AGCTCCGGACCCGGACACAAACGATGCCCAGATCTCCGTTCAGGATCTGCCCAG gtgtgAGCATGAAGGCTGTCACGGTCTCCTGAGACCAgctgtggtttggtttggaGAGAATCTGGACTCGGACATCCTCACTCGCGCAGAGAAAGTGTTGGACAGCTGTGACCTCTGCCTTGTG GTTGGCACTTCGTCCGTCGTGTATCCAGCAGCCATGTTTGCCCCTCAGGTGGCAGCCAGAGGCGTCCCTGTGGCCGAATTCAACATGGAGAACACGCCGGCCACCATGAAGTTCAA GTTCCACTTCCACGGCCCCTGTGGGTCCACGCTACCCCCCGCGCTGGCACGCCACGAGGCAGAGCAAACATGA